A stretch of Acidimicrobiales bacterium DNA encodes these proteins:
- a CDS encoding MerR family transcriptional regulator, with translation MAARRSTDAVYVISVAAELAGVHPQTLRIYERKGLVDPARTGGGSRRYSDADIQMLHRIQELTNEGLNLAGVKRVLELEAQVERLHAEVARLREQAAADVAAAHDRYRRDLVPLHQAVVLFEGKSRRASR, from the coding sequence GTGGCCGCCCGCCGATCCACCGATGCCGTCTACGTGATCTCCGTCGCCGCGGAGCTGGCTGGGGTCCACCCGCAGACGTTGCGGATCTATGAGCGCAAGGGACTGGTCGACCCGGCCCGGACCGGGGGCGGATCGCGGCGCTACTCCGACGCCGACATCCAGATGCTCCACCGCATCCAGGAGCTCACGAACGAGGGCCTCAACTTGGCCGGCGTGAAGCGCGTGCTCGAGCTCGAGGCGCAGGTGGAGCGGCTGCACGCTGAGGTCGCCCGGTTGCGCGAGCAGGCCGCAGCCGACGTGGCGGCCGCGCACGACCGGTACCGGCGCGATCTCGTCCCGCTGCACCAGGCCGTGGTCCTGTTCGAGGGCAAGTCGCGCCGCGCGTCCCGCTGA
- the dnaJ gene encoding molecular chaperone DnaJ, protein MPPQREWFDVDYYKVLGVPETATAKEITRAYRKLARQYHPDANPNDPSAEERFKEISSAYDVIGDEAKRKEYDEVRRMGPMGGFGPGGAGGGFGAPGGGFTFEGDIGDLLGGLFRRGGGRGGPGRTGGPRRGDDLEAELHLSFEDAVHGVTTSVHLTSDAPCSNCHGTGARPGTSPRVCPTCGGRGVLDDNQGMFSFSQPCPTCAGRGQVIDDPCPVCHGTGAERRRREVKVRVPAGVTDGARIRLKGRGGPGRNGGPQGDLYVVVHVAPHERFGIDGRNLTLRVPVTFPEAALGADIRVPTLDGEGVTLRIPPGTNPGRTFRVKGRGVATSKGTGDLLVTVDLAVPRKLSKEERHALEAYAGLQSESPRAHLEV, encoded by the coding sequence TTGCCTCCCCAGCGCGAGTGGTTCGATGTCGACTACTACAAGGTCCTTGGCGTGCCGGAGACGGCCACCGCCAAGGAGATCACGCGCGCCTATCGGAAGCTGGCCCGCCAGTACCACCCTGACGCGAACCCCAACGACCCGTCGGCGGAGGAGCGCTTCAAGGAGATCTCGTCCGCGTACGACGTCATCGGCGACGAAGCCAAGCGCAAGGAGTATGACGAGGTCCGGCGCATGGGTCCGATGGGCGGCTTCGGTCCGGGAGGCGCCGGCGGAGGGTTCGGCGCGCCCGGCGGCGGCTTCACGTTCGAGGGCGACATCGGCGACCTGCTCGGTGGGCTGTTCCGGCGCGGCGGGGGCCGTGGCGGTCCGGGCCGTACGGGTGGGCCGCGCCGCGGCGACGACCTCGAAGCCGAGTTGCACCTGTCCTTCGAGGACGCGGTGCACGGCGTCACCACGTCGGTCCACCTCACTTCCGACGCACCGTGCTCGAACTGCCATGGCACCGGCGCGCGTCCCGGCACGTCGCCGCGGGTCTGCCCGACGTGCGGCGGCCGCGGCGTGCTCGACGACAACCAAGGGATGTTCAGCTTCTCGCAGCCGTGCCCCACCTGCGCCGGCCGGGGTCAGGTGATCGACGATCCCTGTCCCGTCTGCCACGGCACGGGCGCCGAGCGGCGTCGGCGTGAGGTCAAGGTGCGGGTCCCTGCCGGTGTCACCGACGGGGCCCGCATCCGGCTCAAGGGCCGTGGCGGCCCGGGTCGCAACGGCGGACCACAAGGCGACCTCTACGTTGTGGTGCACGTCGCGCCGCACGAGCGGTTCGGCATCGACGGCCGCAACCTCACCCTGCGTGTCCCGGTCACCTTCCCCGAGGCCGCGCTCGGCGCCGACATCCGGGTGCCGACCCTCGATGGCGAGGGTGTCACCTTGCGGATCCCACCGGGTACCAACCCCGGCCGCACGTTCCGGGTGAAGGGCCGCGGCGTCGCCACCTCGAAGGGCACGGGCGACTTGTTGGTCACCGTGGACCTGGCCGTGCCGCGCAAGCTGTCGAAGGAAGAGCGCCACGCGCTCGAGGCCTACGCGGGGCTCCAGTCCGAGTCGCCCCGCGCCCACTTGGAGGTGTGA
- a CDS encoding nucleotide exchange factor GrpE — protein sequence MSPDMNGSGNRPEDQQEVAEPAGSANPRDAAATGAGGEGAGDQAEPVHGAALAADATTGGAPTGATGAAAGEHASDDPLAAMTAERDGYLSHLQRVQAEFENYRKRVARQQSDAADQASARLADALLPVLDACDAAVRHGAAEVEPIYAALLGALEKEGMARIDPEGDAFDPSLHEAVMHEPGDGEADGPIVADVLRPGYSWKGRVLRPAMVKVKG from the coding sequence GTGAGCCCCGACATGAACGGATCGGGCAACCGGCCCGAGGATCAACAGGAGGTGGCGGAGCCCGCGGGCTCCGCCAACCCTCGAGACGCCGCGGCCACCGGCGCAGGCGGTGAAGGCGCGGGCGACCAGGCCGAGCCGGTGCACGGCGCGGCCCTGGCGGCCGACGCCACCACGGGCGGTGCCCCGACCGGGGCGACCGGGGCGGCCGCTGGCGAGCACGCGAGCGACGACCCGCTCGCGGCGATGACGGCCGAGCGCGATGGCTACCTCTCGCACCTGCAGCGGGTGCAGGCCGAGTTCGAGAACTACCGCAAGCGTGTGGCCCGCCAGCAGTCCGACGCGGCCGACCAGGCCAGCGCCCGACTGGCCGACGCGCTGCTGCCCGTGCTCGACGCGTGCGACGCGGCGGTCCGCCACGGCGCCGCGGAGGTCGAGCCGATCTACGCGGCGCTGCTCGGGGCGCTCGAAAAAGAGGGCATGGCCCGCATCGATCCCGAGGGCGACGCGTTCGACCCATCGCTCCACGAGGCCGTCATGCACGAACCCGGCGACGGTGAGGCCGACGGCCCGATCGTCGCCGACGTGCTGCGGCCCGGCTACAGCTGGAAGGGCCGGGTCCTGCGCCCGGCCATGGTGAAGGTGAAGGGCTGA
- the dnaK gene encoding molecular chaperone DnaK gives MPKAVGIDLGTTNSVVSVLEAGDPVVIPNAEGARTTPSVVAFSKSGEVLVGEVAKRQAITNPDRTIRSAKRHMGTDWSIDIDGKEYKAQEISARVLQKLKRDAEEYLGDTVNQAVITVPAYFDDAQRTATKEAGQIAGLEVLRIINEPTAAALAYGLDKEGEDQTILVFDLGGGTFDVSILEIGEGVFEVKSTHGDTKLGGDDWDQKVIDWLVDSFKGDHGVDLGKDNMALQRLKEAAEKAKIELSQVTNTQINLPFITATDSGPLHLDYALTRAKFQELTSDLLERCRSPFEQAIKDAGLSKGDIDHVVMVGGSTRMPAVIDLVREMTGKDPHKGVNPDEVVAVGAAVQAGVLKGEVTDVILLDVTPLSLGIETRGGVSTKLIERNTTIPTKKTEVFTTAADNQPSVEIHVLQGEREMAAYNKTLGKFQLVGIPPAPQGIPQIEVTFDIDANGIVHVSAKDRATGKEQSMTITGQSSLSKEDIDQMVRDAEAHADEDRRKREEADVRNSADSLVYQTDKLLKDQGEKFSGEEKTNVESALGELKTALAGEDIEAVKTAHEQLLSVSQAFTQRLYEQASAESGSAGAAAGPSVADDDEVVDAEIVDEDDKGES, from the coding sequence ATGCCCAAGGCCGTCGGCATCGACCTCGGCACCACCAACTCGGTCGTCTCAGTGCTCGAAGCCGGCGACCCCGTGGTGATCCCCAACGCAGAAGGCGCTCGCACCACCCCCTCGGTGGTGGCGTTCTCCAAGTCCGGCGAAGTGCTCGTCGGCGAGGTGGCCAAGCGCCAGGCCATCACCAACCCCGACCGCACGATCCGCTCGGCCAAGCGCCACATGGGCACTGACTGGTCGATCGACATCGACGGCAAGGAGTACAAGGCGCAGGAGATCTCGGCGCGGGTGCTCCAGAAGCTGAAGCGCGACGCGGAGGAGTACCTCGGCGACACCGTCAACCAAGCGGTGATCACGGTGCCGGCCTACTTCGACGACGCGCAGCGCACCGCCACCAAGGAAGCCGGCCAGATCGCCGGCCTCGAGGTGCTGCGCATCATCAACGAGCCCACGGCCGCGGCGTTGGCGTACGGCCTCGACAAGGAAGGTGAGGACCAGACGATCCTCGTCTTCGACCTCGGCGGTGGCACGTTCGACGTGTCGATCCTCGAGATCGGCGAGGGCGTGTTCGAGGTGAAGTCGACCCACGGCGACACCAAGCTCGGCGGCGACGACTGGGACCAGAAGGTCATCGACTGGCTCGTCGACTCGTTCAAGGGTGACCACGGCGTCGACCTCGGCAAGGACAACATGGCGCTCCAGCGGCTGAAGGAAGCCGCCGAGAAGGCCAAGATCGAGCTGTCGCAGGTCACCAACACGCAGATCAACCTGCCGTTCATCACGGCCACCGACTCGGGGCCGCTGCACCTCGACTACGCGCTGACGCGGGCGAAGTTCCAAGAGCTCACGTCCGACCTGCTGGAGCGCTGCCGCAGCCCGTTCGAGCAGGCCATCAAAGACGCCGGCCTTTCCAAGGGCGACATCGACCACGTCGTGATGGTGGGTGGGTCCACCCGCATGCCGGCGGTCATCGACCTTGTCCGCGAGATGACCGGCAAGGACCCGCACAAGGGCGTGAACCCCGACGAGGTCGTGGCCGTCGGCGCAGCCGTGCAGGCCGGCGTGCTGAAAGGTGAGGTCACCGACGTGATCCTCCTCGACGTCACGCCGCTGTCGCTCGGCATCGAGACCCGCGGTGGCGTCTCCACCAAGCTCATCGAGCGCAACACCACGATCCCCACCAAGAAGACCGAGGTGTTCACCACCGCGGCCGACAACCAGCCGTCGGTGGAGATCCACGTCCTGCAGGGCGAGCGCGAGATGGCGGCGTACAACAAGACGCTCGGCAAGTTCCAGCTGGTCGGCATCCCGCCGGCGCCGCAGGGCATCCCGCAGATCGAGGTCACGTTCGACATCGACGCCAACGGGATCGTCCACGTGTCGGCGAAGGACCGTGCCACCGGCAAGGAACAGTCGATGACCATCACCGGTCAGTCCTCGTTGTCGAAGGAGGACATCGACCAGATGGTCCGCGACGCCGAGGCGCACGCCGACGAGGACCGCCGCAAGCGCGAGGAAGCCGACGTCCGCAACTCGGCCGACAGCCTCGTGTACCAGACCGACAAGCTCCTCAAGGACCAGGGCGAGAAGTTCTCCGGTGAGGAGAAGACCAACGTCGAGTCGGCGTTGGGCGAGCTGAAGACGGCGCTCGCCGGTGAGGACATCGAGGCCGTCAAGACGGCCCACGAGCAGCTGCTGTCGGTCAGCCAGGCGTTCACGCAGCGGCTGTACGAGCAGGCGTCCGCCGAGTCCGGCAGCGCCGGCGCGGCTGCAGGCCCGTCGGTCGCCGACGACGACGAGGTCGTCGATGCCGAGATCGTCGACGAGGACGACAAAGGCGAGTCGTGA